Proteins from a genomic interval of Chroococcidiopsis thermalis PCC 7203:
- a CDS encoding 3'(2'),5'-bisphosphate nucleotidase CysQ family protein gives MPALEEILAIARSVGWGASYLLRSYYYGENKDNLDIKDKQGSPVTSADLAVNRYILDRLQTNLGQEEFAYITEETYKSSTPQPTKSWVWIIDPLDGTRDFIDKTGEYTIHIALVKDGRPVLSVVAYPEVEKLYFATLGGGTFVETRDGNIQQVKVSQRQNVEEFTIVVSRSHRGKKLEKVLSKLLCKKQKSVGSIGGKIAAIVEQQADVYISLSGKSAPKDWDLAAPELILTEAGGKLTHFDGTPLIYNKEDVSQWGGLIASNGECHDRLCVEAERILVEIENEAI, from the coding sequence ATGCCAGCTTTAGAAGAAATTCTCGCGATCGCTCGTTCTGTTGGTTGGGGCGCATCCTATCTTCTCCGGTCTTACTATTATGGTGAAAATAAAGACAACCTAGACATTAAAGATAAGCAAGGTAGTCCTGTCACCTCAGCAGATTTAGCCGTGAATCGTTATATCCTCGATCGCCTGCAAACTAACTTGGGACAGGAAGAATTTGCCTACATTACCGAAGAAACTTATAAATCTTCTACACCACAACCCACCAAATCTTGGGTTTGGATAATTGACCCTTTAGATGGTACGCGAGATTTTATCGATAAAACTGGAGAATATACAATTCACATTGCTTTGGTTAAAGATGGTCGTCCGGTGTTATCAGTCGTAGCCTATCCAGAAGTAGAAAAACTTTATTTTGCTACATTAGGAGGCGGAACATTTGTTGAAACTCGCGATGGCAATATTCAACAAGTAAAAGTTTCTCAACGGCAGAATGTTGAAGAATTTACAATAGTTGTGAGTCGTTCGCACAGAGGTAAGAAATTAGAGAAAGTTTTATCTAAATTACTATGTAAAAAACAAAAGAGTGTGGGTAGTATTGGCGGAAAAATAGCTGCTATTGTCGAACAACAAGCAGATGTTTATATTTCTCTTTCTGGTAAATCTGCCCCTAAAGATTGGGACTTAGCCGCACCAGAGTTGATTCTTACAGAAGCTGGAGGAAAACTAACACACTTTGATGGAACTCCTTTAATTTATAACAAAGAAGATGTCAGTCAATGGGGCGGTTTAATTGCTAGTAATGGTGAGTGTCACGATCGATTGTGCGTTGAAGCTGAAAGAATATTAGTAGAAATAGAAAATGAGGCGATTTAA
- a CDS encoding TlyA family RNA methyltransferase, whose product MTKQRLDTLLVELNLCTSRQQAQRLIQAGEVMVNRQVIDKAGTEIETTAKIEIKARSPYVSRGGEKLAKALAEFTISVTDRICLDGGISTGGFTDCLLQAGAKQVYGVDVGYGQVEWRLRNDPRVVLRERTNLRHLTPEELYGNAAPADLAVVDVSFISLTKVLPALWQLLIEPRETILLVKPQFEVGRSRVGKKGVVRDPNDQAEAVFQVLQTSRELGWQYRGLTWSPIQGPAGNIEYLLWLGMESQTPEPELQAIQQLASKARQQFSS is encoded by the coding sequence TTGACTAAACAACGACTCGATACTTTATTAGTAGAATTAAATTTATGTACCTCGCGCCAGCAAGCACAACGGCTGATTCAGGCAGGGGAAGTCATGGTCAATCGGCAAGTCATTGATAAAGCTGGTACGGAAATTGAAACCACCGCAAAAATTGAAATTAAAGCGCGATCGCCATATGTGTCTAGAGGTGGAGAAAAACTTGCCAAAGCTTTAGCTGAATTTACTATTTCTGTAACAGACAGAATTTGTTTAGATGGGGGAATATCTACGGGAGGCTTTACCGATTGCTTGTTGCAAGCGGGTGCAAAACAAGTCTACGGTGTCGATGTCGGTTACGGACAAGTCGAGTGGCGCTTGCGTAACGATCCGCGTGTCGTACTGCGGGAACGGACGAATTTACGCCATCTCACCCCAGAAGAATTATATGGCAATGCAGCACCAGCTGATTTAGCCGTCGTTGATGTATCATTTATTTCCTTAACTAAAGTTTTGCCTGCATTGTGGCAACTTTTAATCGAGCCTCGCGAGACGATATTATTAGTAAAACCTCAATTTGAAGTTGGGCGATCGCGAGTTGGTAAAAAAGGAGTGGTGCGCGATCCTAACGACCAAGCAGAGGCAGTTTTTCAAGTTCTCCAAACATCGCGAGAACTAGGCTGGCAATACCGCGGCTTAACCTGGTCGCCAATCCAGGGTCCAGCAGGAAACATTGAGTATTTATTATGGCTGGGAATGGAAAGCCAGACACCAGAACCCGAACTTCAGGCAATTCAACAGCTTGCTAGCAAAGCGCGGCAGCAATTTTCGAGTTAA
- a CDS encoding CPXCG motif-containing cysteine-rich protein: MQNTSEYLCAYCGEPNATFVDLSGGMQQSYVEDCQVCCQPNVLYIYIDEDNLDIEISSEPES; this comes from the coding sequence ATGCAAAATACATCTGAATATCTCTGCGCTTATTGTGGCGAACCTAATGCTACGTTTGTCGATCTTAGCGGGGGAATGCAGCAATCTTATGTGGAAGACTGCCAAGTTTGCTGTCAGCCTAACGTACTTTATATTTATATTGACGAGGATAATTTAGACATAGAAATTAGTAGCGAACCTGAAAGTTAA
- a CDS encoding FdhF/YdeP family oxidoreductase, which yields MDADTKQEQSHSNHNGEKHNTPEMGGGLPVIQYWAEHTLSPEGPKLWQTLLHKSSCLSCAWGTGGQKGGFHNELDEPLQRCMKSVEAISAELQPPVERHFFDRHTITELQQLSSLEADRLGRLSFPVILREGKSHYERISWEEIYQIAETAFRHPPERVASYSSGRSSNEAAFLLQLTIRALGSNHLADCSDLCHVPSTVGLKEMFGSGTSMVSLDSLKKADCVVLIGSNAPANHPRLMNELIQLRDRGGKVIVVNPVVEVGLVKFASPAYPLKSLFTGSDISSLYLQLIPGSDVALFVGIQKALIEQNLIQIDYLRDRTEDWEAVVDYAISTEWETIVATCGISKAEIEAAARIIGTSKGVVFAWAMGATQHENGVDNVYAIANTALITGNAGKEGAGTMPIRGHSNVQGFGSMGVTAKLKPEIQQTLEKLLGRSLNRNPGYRARNLIDAADAGEVDSLICVGGNLYAANPDLTQAKRALGNIETIIYLATKPNLGHFHGLAKKNTIIIPVFNRFENPHKTTTESGNNFVRLNDEGKTHIKDGDLISEVEFITELAHRLHGEEPIQWRKLQDTKYVRQLIAKTIPGFEQMATIDETKEEFTIGGRIFKQPKFATPSGKAKMFVTLLPQLHAPQPQDFGICESTRSLSLILMTGRSYSQHNTVVYKEGDRYRGMPHRNCILMHSADAEKAGLQEHQRLTVQGDAGKMENVEIIFGSVRQGTAFMFYPEVNAIFKARIDPKCGIPAFKRVPIFVYI from the coding sequence ATGGACGCAGATACAAAACAGGAACAATCCCACTCAAACCATAACGGCGAGAAGCACAACACCCCAGAAATGGGTGGTGGATTACCTGTAATTCAGTATTGGGCAGAACATACGTTGTCTCCAGAGGGACCGAAACTGTGGCAAACTCTATTACATAAAAGCTCTTGCCTATCTTGTGCTTGGGGAACGGGTGGACAAAAAGGCGGGTTTCATAACGAACTAGACGAACCGCTACAACGCTGCATGAAGAGTGTAGAGGCTATTTCTGCCGAACTGCAACCGCCAGTAGAACGGCATTTTTTCGATCGCCACACAATTACCGAACTCCAGCAGTTGTCCTCTCTAGAAGCAGATCGTCTCGGTCGTCTTAGCTTTCCTGTCATTTTACGTGAAGGAAAGTCTCATTACGAACGTATTTCTTGGGAAGAGATTTATCAAATTGCCGAAACAGCTTTTCGCCACCCTCCAGAACGAGTTGCGTCCTATAGTTCGGGGCGATCGTCTAACGAAGCGGCATTTTTGTTGCAATTAACGATCCGGGCTTTGGGATCGAATCACTTAGCAGATTGCTCCGATTTGTGCCATGTTCCTTCTACCGTAGGTTTGAAGGAAATGTTTGGTTCCGGTACTTCAATGGTAAGTTTAGATAGTCTGAAGAAGGCAGACTGTGTAGTGTTAATTGGCTCGAATGCGCCTGCAAACCACCCGCGTTTGATGAACGAATTAATTCAACTACGCGATCGCGGTGGTAAAGTTATTGTGGTCAATCCAGTTGTAGAAGTTGGGTTAGTTAAATTCGCCTCACCTGCATACCCGCTTAAATCTCTCTTCACCGGATCGGATATTTCTTCACTCTATCTTCAGTTGATTCCTGGTAGTGATGTTGCTTTATTTGTGGGGATTCAAAAAGCATTAATCGAACAAAATCTCATTCAAATTGATTATCTACGCGATCGAACTGAAGATTGGGAAGCTGTCGTAGATTATGCTATTTCTACTGAATGGGAAACTATTGTAGCTACTTGCGGCATTTCCAAAGCAGAAATTGAAGCAGCAGCCCGCATTATCGGGACTTCAAAAGGTGTGGTCTTTGCTTGGGCAATGGGGGCGACACAACACGAAAATGGGGTAGATAACGTCTATGCGATCGCCAATACAGCCTTAATCACAGGAAATGCAGGTAAAGAGGGTGCTGGCACGATGCCGATTCGCGGACACTCCAACGTGCAAGGGTTTGGCTCGATGGGTGTCACGGCAAAATTGAAGCCAGAAATTCAACAAACTTTAGAAAAATTGTTAGGGCGATCGCTCAACCGCAATCCCGGCTATCGCGCCCGTAATTTAATTGACGCTGCGGATGCGGGTGAGGTAGATTCGTTAATTTGTGTGGGTGGTAATTTATATGCTGCTAACCCAGATTTAACCCAAGCTAAGCGGGCATTAGGTAACATCGAAACCATTATCTACCTCGCAACAAAACCAAATTTAGGACACTTCCACGGCTTAGCTAAGAAAAACACAATTATCATTCCAGTATTTAATAGATTTGAAAATCCACACAAAACAACGACTGAATCTGGCAATAATTTTGTCCGGCTCAATGATGAAGGCAAAACCCATATTAAAGACGGAGATTTAATTTCAGAAGTCGAATTTATAACAGAATTAGCCCATCGGCTTCACGGGGAAGAACCGATTCAATGGCGCAAACTTCAAGATACAAAATACGTGCGTCAACTCATCGCCAAAACCATCCCTGGTTTCGAGCAAATGGCAACTATTGACGAAACTAAAGAAGAATTTACCATTGGCGGACGCATCTTTAAACAACCTAAATTTGCTACCCCATCAGGTAAAGCCAAGATGTTTGTTACGCTTTTACCCCAACTGCACGCACCTCAGCCGCAAGATTTTGGCATCTGTGAATCTACTCGCAGTCTTAGCTTAATTTTGATGACTGGACGCAGTTATTCACAACATAATACTGTAGTGTACAAAGAAGGCGATCGCTATCGGGGAATGCCGCATCGAAATTGTATATTAATGCATTCAGCTGATGCTGAAAAAGCAGGATTGCAAGAGCATCAGCGCCTCACAGTGCAGGGTGATGCAGGCAAGATGGAAAATGTAGAGATTATTTTTGGTTCCGTGCGTCAAGGGACGGCTTTCATGTTTTATCCCGAAGTTAACGCGATATTTAAGGCAAGGATCGATCCTAAATGTGGAATACCTGCCTTCAAGCGAGTACCGATTTTTGTGTATATTTAG
- a CDS encoding DUF29 family protein, with protein MEELLELKDLLLKGDVPAALEIVEELEEMSRDDKISAIGSYAVILLLHLIKQQVENRSTASWEVSIRNSVRAIQKKNKRRKAGGYYLTLEELYVALEEAYPDAIDYASLEVAEGLYEPEALAEIVDREVILDRAMKLILPQE; from the coding sequence ATGGAAGAATTACTAGAGTTAAAAGATTTACTGCTCAAAGGTGATGTCCCAGCAGCATTGGAGATTGTTGAAGAATTAGAAGAAATGAGCCGCGACGATAAAATTAGTGCTATTGGCAGCTATGCTGTTATTCTCCTGTTACATCTGATTAAGCAACAAGTTGAAAATCGCTCAACCGCCTCCTGGGAAGTATCAATTCGCAATTCGGTACGAGCTATCCAAAAAAAGAATAAGCGACGTAAAGCGGGAGGGTATTATTTAACATTAGAGGAACTGTACGTAGCTTTAGAAGAAGCTTATCCTGATGCAATTGATTATGCCTCTTTAGAAGTAGCAGAAGGACTTTACGAACCAGAAGCATTAGCAGAAATTGTCGATCGCGAAGTCATTCTCGATCGCGCTATGAAATTGATATTACCGCAAGAGTGA
- a CDS encoding nucleoside phosphorylase: MTSKRLYHLGFGRDDLGTVPPTIALLSGDPERSHFIAKTYLQGDRLLSANRGLNSYIGNLANGRSLLAATSGMGAPSLSIVVNELVQLGIRQIIRIGTCGSIQDYVPAGSIVISQAALCRQGAANDIAPVEYPAAADPFLTVALVQAARELGVEYHLGITASVDTFYEGQERVDSANPHLMRSLQGITAEYRRLNILNYEMESGTLFKMAGVYNFAAACICTVVAQRRSSEEILLKQQADSGGNAIAVAIRVIENLA, from the coding sequence ATGACAAGTAAGCGTTTGTATCACTTGGGTTTTGGGCGAGACGACTTGGGTACTGTACCCCCCACAATAGCGCTGTTGTCGGGAGATCCCGAACGATCGCATTTCATCGCCAAAACTTATTTACAGGGCGATCGCTTGTTGTCGGCAAATCGCGGTTTAAATAGTTATATCGGCAATTTAGCGAATGGGCGATCGCTTTTAGCGGCGACAAGTGGGATGGGTGCGCCTTCCCTAAGTATTGTGGTGAATGAGTTAGTGCAGTTGGGAATTCGGCAAATTATTCGCATCGGAACTTGCGGTTCGATCCAAGATTACGTACCAGCAGGAAGTATTGTCATCAGTCAGGCGGCTTTGTGTCGTCAGGGTGCAGCCAACGATATTGCACCTGTAGAATATCCCGCCGCTGCCGATCCTTTCCTCACGGTGGCTTTAGTCCAGGCAGCACGGGAGTTAGGAGTAGAGTATCATTTAGGAATTACAGCTTCGGTGGATACGTTCTATGAAGGACAGGAACGAGTCGATTCTGCCAATCCGCATTTAATGCGATCGCTACAAGGAATTACAGCAGAATATAGACGGTTGAATATACTTAACTATGAAATGGAATCCGGTACGCTGTTTAAAATGGCGGGAGTTTATAACTTTGCCGCAGCTTGCATTTGTACTGTTGTTGCCCAGCGAAGGAGTAGTGAGGAGATATTATTAAAACAGCAAGCAGATTCAGGTGGTAATGCGATCGCTGTGGCGATTCGAGTTATAGAAAATTTAGCATAA
- a CDS encoding dynamin family protein, whose protein sequence is MNYEIETENFLKDLERVAQVRVEVANYLEQMAETIELAELEGKISSGGLGLNSQLEDIKAVENNLRRGVFRLLVLENMKRDKTTFWNALIGENLLYSDLNSYTAILTILRYGKEKKVTVYFNDDTKPEQLDFQQFKQTYTIEPSEAKQLKQDEQQIFPNVSHALVEYPLPLLEKGIEIIDSPGLNDTEARLEGTGFPEFLGSLNTFLTKERAIAQLRQARTIARQAYTRTHAAIERRIPLLAQDVDRLKRKINSLEPEFKKLTGIRDRFQQEIRSMRDIQAKEIADSFRNYILNLGNTFETDFLSYQPDLKLFDSLSKNKHDAFNTVLKKVFEQYINDKLSNWTLSAEKNLNTAFAQLTVSAARHGESYSQVTDEITEKITEQKVVANSNGTAENNKTPAWTKWAMGLFSLTRGNLAGIAMAGAEFDWKNILFNYVAVIGIDNIIFAVKRIFRELLELALIGLNMNFLQADRVRQELVKMAEKELIKHLPQVASEQWLAVYNGVKEYFDAYEREVTKRIDDDIISRKSELDNLVQQKETFEVNRDAEMQRLQKLDGEVAMKLQQIEGLFQKSIALT, encoded by the coding sequence ATGAATTACGAAATAGAAACCGAAAATTTTCTTAAAGATTTAGAACGAGTTGCTCAAGTGAGGGTAGAAGTTGCTAACTATCTGGAACAGATGGCTGAAACGATCGAACTAGCAGAATTAGAAGGAAAAATCTCTTCTGGTGGACTTGGTTTAAATAGCCAGTTAGAAGACATAAAAGCGGTAGAAAATAATTTACGTCGAGGAGTATTTCGGCTTTTAGTTTTAGAGAATATGAAGCGAGATAAGACTACCTTTTGGAATGCTTTGATTGGCGAAAATTTATTATATAGCGATCTCAATTCATATACGGCTATCTTAACTATTTTACGTTATGGCAAGGAGAAGAAGGTTACAGTTTATTTTAACGATGACACGAAACCCGAACAATTAGATTTTCAACAATTCAAACAAACTTATACAATCGAACCTTCAGAAGCAAAGCAGTTAAAACAAGATGAGCAACAGATATTTCCTAATGTTAGCCATGCCTTAGTCGAATATCCTTTACCCTTATTAGAAAAAGGTATAGAAATTATTGATAGCCCTGGTTTAAATGATACGGAAGCTCGGTTAGAAGGAACTGGTTTTCCCGAATTTTTAGGTTCGTTAAATACATTTCTTACCAAAGAAAGAGCGATCGCGCAACTGCGACAAGCAAGAACTATAGCGCGTCAAGCTTATACTCGCACTCACGCAGCGATCGAGCGTCGTATTCCTTTATTAGCGCAAGATGTCGATCGATTAAAGCGCAAAATTAATTCTCTAGAACCGGAATTTAAAAAGTTAACTGGTATTCGCGATCGCTTTCAACAAGAAATTCGCAGTATGAGAGATATCCAAGCGAAAGAAATTGCCGATTCATTTCGTAACTATATCTTAAATCTAGGTAATACTTTTGAAACTGATTTTTTAAGCTATCAACCAGATTTAAAACTATTTGATTCTTTGAGCAAAAACAAGCATGATGCTTTCAATACAGTACTAAAAAAAGTATTTGAGCAGTATATTAACGATAAATTATCTAATTGGACGTTGAGTGCTGAAAAAAACTTAAATACAGCCTTTGCCCAACTTACCGTTAGCGCGGCTCGACATGGCGAATCTTATTCTCAAGTCACTGACGAAATAACCGAAAAAATTACCGAACAAAAGGTCGTAGCTAATTCTAATGGTACGGCTGAAAACAATAAGACACCTGCTTGGACAAAATGGGCAATGGGATTGTTTTCGCTTACTAGGGGTAACTTAGCTGGGATAGCGATGGCGGGTGCAGAGTTTGACTGGAAAAATATTTTATTTAACTATGTTGCTGTCATTGGTATTGATAATATTATTTTTGCTGTAAAAAGAATCTTTAGGGAACTATTAGAATTAGCATTAATTGGTTTAAACATGAATTTTTTGCAAGCAGATCGGGTACGTCAAGAATTAGTTAAAATGGCTGAGAAAGAATTAATTAAACATTTACCGCAGGTAGCTAGCGAACAATGGCTTGCTGTATATAACGGCGTGAAAGAATATTTTGATGCTTACGAACGAGAAGTAACTAAACGGATCGACGATGATATTATCTCTCGAAAATCTGAACTAGATAATCTAGTTCAGCAAAAAGAAACTTTTGAGGTAAATCGGGATGCAGAAATGCAACGTTTGCAAAAGCTAGATGGGGAAGTTGCGATGAAGTTACAACAGATAGAAGGCTTATTTCAAAAGTCGATCGCTTTAACATGA
- a CDS encoding neurotransmitter-gated ion-channel ligand-binding protein, which yields MRRNFVYFSALLSFCLPINELKVIAQETSEKKTTIQLTQTLPKLDRSTEVAVGMYLIDFDDFNEQEESFTLDGYLFLNWRDERLAFNPSQTGGKHKTYNSGQIWTPNVSFLNIEGKREAAYKELKVKPDGTVSYKEKFTGQFNYELDLKEFPFDSQKIQIILTTLDDSKNIIFTVDKTKTGKSQDAFLAGWTIGEEQANVRTIKSDIEEVYLPEFVYEIDVFRYSKPYIWNIILPLLFIIGLSWTVFWSRSFESNTVIATSSLLSAIAFNIVVAEELPKVAYLTFINGFILIVYIFICLVVIYTVVKHRLDLEK from the coding sequence ATGCGTAGAAATTTTGTTTATTTTTCTGCTTTGTTATCCTTTTGTCTACCTATTAATGAACTCAAAGTCATTGCTCAAGAAACTTCTGAGAAAAAAACTACAATTCAATTAACCCAGACTCTACCCAAGCTCGATCGATCTACTGAAGTTGCAGTAGGGATGTATTTGATCGATTTTGATGATTTCAATGAACAAGAAGAGTCTTTTACACTCGATGGTTACTTGTTTTTGAATTGGAGAGATGAACGTCTAGCTTTTAATCCAAGTCAGACTGGAGGAAAACATAAAACTTACAACTCAGGGCAAATTTGGACACCTAATGTAAGTTTTTTGAATATTGAAGGCAAGCGAGAAGCAGCTTATAAAGAATTGAAGGTAAAACCTGACGGTACTGTATCTTACAAGGAAAAGTTTACAGGTCAATTTAATTACGAACTCGATCTGAAAGAATTTCCTTTTGATAGTCAAAAAATTCAAATTATCCTCACAACCTTAGATGATAGTAAAAACATAATTTTCACTGTAGATAAGACCAAAACTGGCAAATCTCAAGATGCTTTTTTGGCGGGATGGACAATCGGAGAGGAGCAGGCAAATGTCAGAACTATTAAATCAGATATTGAAGAAGTATATCTTCCAGAATTTGTGTATGAAATTGATGTTTTTCGTTATTCTAAACCATACATTTGGAATATAATTCTTCCACTCTTGTTTATCATTGGACTTTCCTGGACGGTATTTTGGTCGAGGTCTTTTGAATCTAATACTGTTATAGCTACCAGTTCTTTATTATCAGCGATCGCCTTCAATATAGTAGTTGCAGAAGAATTACCAAAAGTCGCTTATCTAACTTTCATCAATGGATTTATTCTGATTGTGTATATTTTCATTTGTTTAGTAGTTATTTACACTGTAGTCAAACATCGGCTCGATTTAGAAAAATAG